A single genomic interval of Macadamia integrifolia cultivar HAES 741 chromosome 6, SCU_Mint_v3, whole genome shotgun sequence harbors:
- the LOC122081336 gene encoding zinc finger protein ZAT9-like: MEKHSCKLCFKSFASGRALGGHMRSHMANLSTPPKTQQVHPHHHHHHHHLLGDETESASSASPSSSSSSDEEEEEEEEKALSYGLRENPKKSFRLVDPEFSFAVDAGSVVQDRESETESSKNPSRRRSKRDRKSSIIGEQRNLQPQTPELKKPKSSKPSKTESPSEPEPVSSVSDTTPEENVARCLMMLSRDIWMRKEEEVEEEKEEDEEAEAEKSMEESDDSEELKFPTRTRGKYQCGTCKKVFKSYQALGGHRASHKKIKGGTPFSSCAARTHEAESELGNAGASNVDRRIHECPVCFRVFGSGQALGGHKRSHLSGSVTAINTVKFGDNLIDLNLPAPIDDDDMSQVELSAVSDAEFIDPTK, encoded by the coding sequence ATGGAGAAACACAGTTGTAAGCTCTGCTTCAAGAGTTTCGCTAGTGGTAGAGCTTTGGGTGGTCATATGAGGTCTCACATGGCCAATCTGTCGACACCCCCAAAGACCCAACAAGTCCATccccatcatcaccatcaccatcatcatctacTCGGAGATGAGACTGAATCTGCCTCGTCTGCATCGccttcttcgtcatcttcttctgatgaggaagaagaagaagaagaagagaaagcttTGTCTTATGGACTGAGAGAGAATCCAAAGAAGAGCTTCCGGTTAGTAGATCCTGAGTTTTCTTTTGCCGTCGATGCTGGGTCGGTTGTGCAGGACAGAGAAAGCGAGACAGAGTCATCTAAGAACCCATCAAGGAGACGATCTAAGCGGGATCGTAAATCCAGTATCATCGGAGAGCAGAGAAATCTACAGCCACAGACACCAGAGCTTAAGAAGCCCAAGTCGAGCAAACCCAGTAAGACCGAGTCACCGTCGGAGCCGGAACCGGTAAGCTCTGTATCTGATACTACTCCAGAGGAAAATGTTGCCCGGTGTCTTATGATGCTCTCTAGAGATATTTGgatgagaaaagaggaagaagtggaagaagaaaaagaagaagatgaagaagcagaagcagagaAATCAATGGAGGAATCAGATGATTCAGAAGAGCTCAAATTCCCAACTCGAACTCGGGGAAAGTACCAGTGCGGGACATGCAAGAAGGTGTTCAAGTCGTACCAAGCTTTAGGTGGGCACAGAGCAAGTCACAAGAAGATTAAGGGCGGAACCCCATTTTCTTCCTGTGCTGCTCGGACCCATGAAGCTGAGTCCGAACTGGGTAATGCAGGTGCTTCTAATGTCGATCGGAGAATCCATGAATGCCCAGTTTGTTTCAGAGTCTTTGGTTCTGGACAAGCACTTGGTGGGCACAAGAGATCCCACCTCTCTGGTTCGGTTACAGCTATAAATACTGTTAAATTTGGTGACAATTTGATAGATCTTAACCTTCCAGCTCCGATTGACGACGACGATATGAGCCAAGTTGAGCTCTCCGCAGTCTCGGATGCAGAATTCATTGATCCTACCAAATGA